ATAGACATGATACGCCAAAACAGAGATTAAATTAGAGTCGAACGTATTAATATTAAAAGTAAGGGGTTGAAACTCGGTATACTTAAAATTGAAGTTTTTGTCGTTGTAATTGTATATCGGACTGTCGTAGGTCGACCCGAAAACAGGGCGTGACGACTGTACCTGGAGGGTAGCTGTAAAGGTATCTCCACTGTATTCCGAAATAATAATAGACATGTTACAATCGATTCGCTCCTGATTTTTTATAGACCTTATCCGTCCATTTGGTGTTGTTCAAAAACTCGGTAAGTT
This genomic stretch from Ulvibacter sp. MAR_2010_11 harbors:
- a CDS encoding DUF4835 family protein, translated to MSIIISEYSGDTFTATLQVQSSRPVFGSTYDSPIYNYNDKNFNFKYTEFQPLTFNINTFDSNLISVLAYHVYTIIGLDAATYSQNGGAEYFEIAKQIVNTAASSGFIGWRPTDGCNRVTVLMMRCCLMYMPNSIQ